Proteins from a genomic interval of Capsicum annuum cultivar UCD-10X-F1 chromosome 4, UCD10Xv1.1, whole genome shotgun sequence:
- the LOC124885124 gene encoding uncharacterized protein LOC124885124 isoform X2, which translates to MPFVRTLIHKPIQTKATLRGNRKDINQPVSKKSIPVQSPDPSLFSSEDEDGVVSKEVFDKFCEKVWQEFNDVCGLVSSRFDRMMNAINENKKQAKATNLISHQRMKMLRVHHSIKRLQSLFTSLIRILKAHWLPKRWQDIKAII; encoded by the exons ATGCCTTTTGTCAGGACTCTAATTCACAAGCCAATTCAAACAAAAGCTACGCTACGTGGAAATAGGAAAGACATAAATCAGCCTGTCAGTAAAAAATCTATTCCGGTTCAGTCACCTGATCCGTCTTTGTTCAGTTCTGAAGATGAAGACGGTGTTGTCTCGAAGGAAGTCTTTGATAAGTTTTGTGAAAAG gtaTGGCAAGAGTTTAATGATGTCTGTGGCCTAGTGTCTTCCAGGTTTGATCGGATGATGAATGCaattaatgaaaataag AAACAAGCAAAGGCAACGAATCTGATCAGCCACCAGCGGATGAAAATGTTAAGAGTACATCACTCCATCAAGCGACTACAAAGTTTGTTCACGAGTTTAATAAGAATCCTGAAGGCACATTG gTTGCCGAAGAGATGGCAGGATATCAAAGCAATAATATGA